A single Bufo bufo chromosome 6, aBufBuf1.1, whole genome shotgun sequence DNA region contains:
- the LOC121004056 gene encoding uncharacterized protein LOC121004056 → MVSEQGHLPEDLGKMGPSGGRLVRLQKECAGGMLLLPKPGRQTLGNRCPIDTLELEPGLRLPPNTSSSQGHPETPRGTNYSDLNSPFVAEEELVLHSKTAIAGRSMGNPFPERCSSPGPSTSSRPRDIQTVSLDPESETLRNRGLSEKVISTLRASRKNVTSAIYLKIWKRYCSWLGVERPDTSSPPINRILDFLQCGLELGLRPSTLKVQVSALSSFYDCSLANHRWIRRFFRAVSRLRPSLKSRAPTWDLNIVLEGLTKPPFVPLSEISLKHLSLKTALERSRPFLVGNPTSRSPKITSV, encoded by the exons ATGGTCTCTGAACAGGGACATCTTCCGGAAGATCTCGGAAAGATGGGGCCGTCCGGAGGTAGACTTGTTCGCCTCCAGAAAGAATGCGCAGGTGGAATGCTTCTGCTCCCTAAACCGGGAAGACAGACCCTGGGCAATCGATGCCCTATCGATACACTGGAATTGGAACCTGGCCTACGCCTTCCCCCCAATACCTCTTCTTCCCAGGGTCATCCAGAAACTCCTAGGGGAACCAACTACTCTGATCTTAATAGCCCCTTTGTGGCCGAAGAGGAGTTGGTTCTCCACTCTAAAACAGCTATCGCTGGAAGATCCATGGGAAATCCCTTTCCAGAAAGATGTTCTAGTCCAGGGCCCTCTACGTCATCCAGACCCCGGGATATTCAAACTGTCAGTctggatcctgagagcgagaCATTAAGAAACAGGGGTCTTTCAGAAAAAGTGATATCTACCCTAAGGGCCAGTAGGAAAAATGTGACGTCTGCCATCTACCTAAAGATCTGGAAGAGATACTGTTCCTGGTTAGGAGTGGAGCGcccagacacctcctcccctcccaTCAATAGGATCTTGGATTTTCTACAGTGCGGCTTGGAATTGGGCCTAAGACCTAGTACCCTGAAAGTCCAGGTTTCTGCTCTCAGCTCCTTTTATGACTGCAGCCTAGCTAACCACAGATGGATCAGGAGGTTCTTTAGAGCGGTTTCAAGATTGAGACCCTCTCTGAAATCAAGGGCTCCTACTTGGGACCTTAACATAGTCCTAGAAGGCCTAACAAAACCTCCCTTCGTACCGTTATCAGAAATCTCTTTAAAACACCTTTCCCTAAAAACTGCCT TGGAGAGATCCAGGCCCTTTCTTGTAGGGAACCCTACCTCCAGATCACCCAAGATCACATCCGTTTAA